From Aegilops tauschii subsp. strangulata cultivar AL8/78 chromosome 5, Aet v6.0, whole genome shotgun sequence:
GTCAATTGCTTCATGGCTAAGTACACACATATAAGACATATCGAGTTTTTTCCGCCAATAAACACATGAAAGTCCGATTTGAACAAGACAACATAGTTAATTCCAACATGGTTGAACCTGACTCCACCAGCTAGCTAGCTGAAGGTCTTCATGCTTCCTCTACATCATAGGTCGACCATATACCACGGGATATGAACATGGTGTCGTTCTAGAGGAGGAACATCAGAAAAATTAAATTGTGGCACAAGTTTGATAAAATGGGGTAAAGCGGATAAACGTTGCTTAAATGAGGTAATCCCAGTCGAAAATGACAAAAACATGGGTAAGATTGGAATTAACTCTTTCATCTATTTATACTAAACTTTTTAACCTCGGCGTAAACCATCTAGCTGTTAATACATTGCCTAGCATATAAGCATTTTCTATGCATAACTATCAACATTTTAAATCTAAAAAATATTTATCATTATAAATATTTTTCTAGTGCTAAACTGAATCTGTGCAAAAAATGTTTGTTTTACTTAGTTTTGATTGTATAAGGCAAACTTTTGTTACATGGAAATGACCATAAATATGACCAAACCGATATTTTCATAATATTCAATGTATTTATTTATATTGCTGATGTATTATATAGTTCATCTGTATTTGTACATATTCCATGGTGTTTCTAAATGAAAATAGAGCTTAATATAGTGCCTTCAGGGGATATAGGTCTAGCAAATAACTTGGTAGAGATATATATGTAGTCCAAAACTATGAAATTTAGGTCAAACTAAGTATACATTTCTAGAGGTATGAAGTGTTAATGAGTAGTCTGTCCTCAAATCCAAGGGTACAAAAGTGTCAACTAGTAGTTTTTCCACAAATTCTATCTTTTGGCTCCCGCTTCCATGGTGGTGTTCATATTTTATTCAGAAATCTCCTTCTTGGTCTAAGCGGGTAAGTAGTTAGTCATGGCACATGTGATATGTATTTTATTTAAAATCATGTTATACATAACATGCATACATATTTATAATTCAAAGTTTAATAAGCTACAATATAGAGCATTTGAATTTTACATTGTCCCTACAAATCAGTTGCACTTGCCTAAAATTTGTACTCATTTCGACCCGACATGATTTGTTTGTCACGGGTTAATTCTGAAAATCATATATCAAACAATAACATTATGTATGCAAAACAATATTAGCTTATTTAGACATGATAATAGGCATGACCTATTTTCATATGCAAACAACCTCTTTTTTTAAACTTTCTTATGACGCGTTTGGTTCAGCTCCCATAATGTATTCGTTTTCTCGTGTCGGAAAGCACCGTTTCCAATCATTTTTTACCTAAGACAGTCTTTGTTTGGTTCGGGCTGAGAGTCCCGTTTTCCAATTCACTTCGGTTCGAGCGGTTTCAACTTTACGAAGCGGTGTATCAGAAAACGCGGCAACGGAAAACATCATACGCGAAACAAACGCCCGCTACCGTTTCAGGAAACGCTGCAATCGTAAACCGCGCTATTTTCTCGGAACCAAACGCGTCGTTAGCATCTTTGAGGCCCGGGGTTGTAGCCTAAACCCAACATAGTACAAAGTCATGGAGAGCACCAAGGATTAAACTAGCAACTCACTGGTCCAATGTGTGACCATTAGGGGTCCAATGTGTGACCATTAGGTCATGATTTACTGGAGAGATGTATTTGTGTAACCCCCTTCCCCCTTGAACTACGACCCACATCCTTGGGGTTTCAAAAATATAGTTTTCCTTTATCATGTGTGCTTTCAAATATGTTGCCAGTGTTCACTTTATATCCAATTCAGAGATACTATTGCTATCGTGCATGCTTCCCATAAGTGGTGATAGCACATTTTTTTTGCCATATTGCCTTTTCATTTCATAAATCACAATTTCAACACTACTTCATAATTTTAGTACAAAATTTCATCAGACACTATCCTGGTGTGCTTCTTATATGCCTACCGTGTGTTTCAAAGCAATGCTTCAACGATTAGCACATATGCTACATTGATTTATCCCAATTGTTTTCACTTTCGATTATTGTAGCAACTGTTTTCATTAGGTTCTATTTTTATTCTTCATATATGCTTCCACGTGCTACGTGTATAGTATTTTGTTTAATGACATGCTTAGAAGATGATATAATAGAGGTTCATGACTTATCGTCTCGTGCTTACTTTATTTCCTCCATGCTTCAACACTAGACCACATGTGTAGTACAAATTCATATTAGTTGTTTTGTCATAATTATCAGTGTAGTTTCAAAACTCATGAATTGGCTTCTTCATTTCTAGACCGCCGCCTCCTACAAAGTGTTGATGGATCAGCGAATGTGGATGGAGTTATGGTGGAGATGGAGGAAGCTAGGGAGGGTGCGTCGATGAAATGTTGAGGGAAGTCATGGGTGCGGAAGGAGTCATCCATAAAGGAAGAGAGACCAATTGGGATGAACCCAACACTTGACGATGGCGGACGAGAGTGATACATCGACAAGACTTCGGAGGTGTCGGTCGGTGTACGCCTCGTCAAATCGAAAGCCTCATTGGATGGTGTTCCTTGCCATTGATTGGCAAAGGCCATGAGAAACAAGGAGTGGGAGATAATCCGAGATGCCCGACACGTTGCTCGCCATAGGCCTCGTTAGATTGGCGGCATGGACAAATCTTGGTACTTATCATTGGTGTCGTCGGATAAGTGTCCGGAGGCGGAATAGAGGTTATATATATAGCCTAAACTCAGGCCGTTGGATTGGATGCACCGTGGCGATTGACCGTCCGTTCTAAAGAGTTCATTTACCTTTTTCAGAAAAATGCTCCTCAATGTGCTGAGAAATTACTTCCGCCTGCCACCACCTCTGCTGGAGCGTTGCGCTGCCTCTCTCCCGTGCGGCTAGgtttccccgccgccgccgccgccgtcgcctcccaTCTTCCATCCCCACCGCCGCAGCCGTCGCCTCCCACCTCCCATCCCCACCCCCACTCCCGTTTCTGCCCCGTCCCCGGACACGTGCGCTGCCGCCGTCCACGTCCTACCGAGCTCCTACGCCAGCAGATCGACACCGCCGGACCCGTTCGCCGCCGTCCATCTCGCCCTCTGCCTCCGGCTCAGCACCTACTAGCTTCCGGAAAAGCTCAAGCTCAGTATTTCCCTCCTACCTACGCCTAGCTTAGGGCCGGCCCCGGTCTCGCCCGGCAGCAAGGGGCTCGCCGCGATGGCGGACCTGATTCCGGGGGAAGGAGAGCTGGCCTTCGGCGGCAACCAGGACGACGACGACGCGGAGGACGCCTCGCCGGGCAGCAAGGAGCTGGCCGCCatggtggaggcggcggcggcggcgagcgtgGAGCTGGACGCGGCCGCCGACCGGGCGCCGCCGTACGGGGACGACCGGACGCCGAGGGACGGGATGGTGTTCAAGTCGTACGAGGAGGTGCTCAACTTCTACAAGCGCTACGCCCTGCGCACCGGCTTCGGCGTCTGCGTCAAGAAGTCCTCCTTCACCAAGGCCGGCCTCTGCCGCCGCCTCCTGCTCGTCTGCAACAGGTGGGGGAACGGCAAGGAGGACGCCTGCTACCAGGCCAGGCCCACTGCCAAGACCAACTGCCAGGCCACCGTCGTCGCCAGGCTCTGGGGGGACGGCATGCTGCACCTCACCGACGTCAGCCTCGACCACAACCACCCGCTGAACCCCTCCGCGGCGCGCTTCCTGCGGTGCTACAAGACGCTGCCCAGCGGGATGAGCAAGGACCTGGTGGTGAGGGCCGCCAGAGGCGAATGCGCCACGTCCGGCGGCGACGTCGAGGCCCCCCCGATGTTCGATGACTGGGGGCGACTCAAGATCAGGGAGGGTGATGTTCAGGCCATCAATTGCTTCTTTGCAGAGATGCAGGCCAAGCAGCCAAACTTCTTCTATGTCATGGATTTCTATGTGGAGGGTCACCTGAGGAGCGTTCTTTGGGCCGATTCAAGATCCAGGGAAGCATACCAGTATTTTAGCGACGCTATCTGGGTCGATACCACCTGCTTGAGGAGTAAGTTCAATGTGCCCCTGGTTTTGTTTCTCGGGGTGAACCATCATGGCCAGCTTGTCTTGTTAGGGTGCGGCTTGCTTTCGGATGAGAGTACAGAGAGCTTCCTATGGCTGTTCAAAGCATGGCTAACTTGTATGAAGGGAAGGCTTCCAGGCGCCATGATTACGGATGAGTCTGTGGCGATAAAAGCTGCGGTTCGAGAAGTGTTCCCCAAAACACGCCATAGGATAAGTGATTGGCATATAGTGAGAAGTATTGCTGAAAAGTTAGGAGAGTTGCCAGAATATGAATCGATAAAAGTCCAAATGGAGGCAGTGATATATGGTTCCTTGAAGGATGATCAGTTTGAGACAAGGTGGAAGAACTTGATCAATAGGTTTGGCCTTCAGGATAATGAATGGATCATCTTTCTGTATGAAAATCGACACTTGTGGGTCCCTTCCTTCCTGAAAGATGCCTTCTGGGCTGGACTGTCTGTTAACCACCGGGAAAGCCCAGGTGCATTCTTTGATGGTTCAGTGAGCCATGAAACCACATTGGTGTCGTTCCTTAGCAACTACATGATTCTTGTACAGTACAAGTACAAAATGGAGCAGCAGGATGATTTTGAGTCATTAACCAGCGGCAGGGTCCTTGTATCAAAGTTCCCTATGGAAGAGCAGATATCCAAATTGTACACCCTGAACATGTTTGTGAAATTCCAGGATGAGCTAAAATCAACCCTGGACTGCCAAGTTCAACAAGTATCGCCATCTTCTTTTGTAGTTATTGACTTAGCTGAACAAGGCACAGGATTAGTGACTAGAAAGTATGAGGTTGTTCACTGTATGGAGACCAACAGGATGGAATGTAACTGTGGCCTATTTCAGTTTAGTGGAATTGTTTGTCGGCATGCGTTATCGGTGCTTAAATGGCAGCAAGTGTATGATATCCCCCCTTGCTATGTACTTAACAGGTGGAGGAGTGATTTTAAGCAGCTGCACGCTCTGGATAATCCACTCAAGGATCCTTTAGTATCGAGTAATCATGTTGAGCGTTATGACCATATTTCCTTGCAGTGCCTCCGTCTTGTTGAGATTGGAATGGTTTCAGATGACAAGTATCAGCATGCATTAAAACTAATAAGCGACATGAAAAGGACCCTTCTTGATGATAATTTGTGCCGCGAGTTGGAGCAGAAAATGTCACCTCCTGAACGCGCAATTGTTGTGAATGGTGATAGCCATGCACAGCCTGGTTCATCTGAGGGGGGTCCAGCCAAAAAACGCCGCGGCCGTCCTCCCAAAAAGAGTAAAGAGATAAGCGCGGAGTCTGTGTCAAATCAATGTGGAAACAAGGTGCCTCCTTATTCATAGATTATTCATCGACTCCTTCCATTTGATTTGCTGTTGGTGCTAATCAAGTTTAAAATGTTGTGTGGCAGGAGTCTTTACTGGTATCTTCGGATGTAAGCCAGAAGGGTGCTTTACATTCTTCTTCAACTGCCTCCAACCTTGGTACTCATGTCAGAGCACATGGTGTTGATGATCTTATGGTAGTGTCTATCATCAATATTTGGTTATTAAATTCCTTATCAGATATGAGAATCTTGACAATGACCTTATTTTAACCGTATAACTTTCAGGAAGAAGTTAATGCTAATGAGGTATCATTTGAGAGCCGTTATGGGGTGCAATCTAGCCATCCAAATCATTATGGTGACCAGCTGCATCCAGGCCACACATTGCAGGTTTTTCTTTTCAGCTACACTACACGACCACATTTCATTTGCATTTTTTTACCATGTGCAACCAAGGAAAATCTTTTACTGGTTTCTTCATAATGGACAGTTTGGCCAACACATATCCGCAGAGCAATCTAGGGGAGTCGAGTGGGTGTATCCGACTATATATCAGGTGAATGGGTACTTTGCATCTGTCTAGTATTTTTTCAGAGGGTTTGCGTGAATCAAGCCTTATTATAAAATTGTAGTGATATGCATATGTGCTGATGCATCATAAGCAATGTAGGATGATCAAGTGCCTTATGGCAGGCGGACATCTTGAATGCTAGAACAGGAGAATGATTTCAGGTttatctctcactaaattttCTCCTTTTATGTCACTGAGGTCTAACTCAGAAATAACCCAGCATCAGAATGGAACACTTCAGACTTTGATGAGCAAAACTTGACAAAATTTGATAAAGAAAATTCACCAGCACTTTGAATTAATCCCTTTTCCAGTTCCCTGCTGCTGTTGAATCTTTTTCATGGGTCGACAGATATTTTGATAATAAGCCAATCGAGCACATAGCTGTGCTTTCAGCAATAACTTCACCATACCACTTTCACGTGTGAACTACCTTTCAAAGCACATACTGTTATGGCAGGCATTGCGGAATTATCCTTTTTTGGCACTGTCCGATTGGATATTGTGTAGATTGTGGACTTATGTACTGTTTTGTTTTTTTGCGGGGGACTTATGTACTTGTAGTTAACATTAGTAAACTTGATATTTGAAGGTTGATACATCCAAACTGAAAGATGATAATGCTATGCGTTTATTACAGTAATAATACTAGTAACCCAAATTGTTAATGTCGTCTTAAACAAGGATGCGTTCCTACTTGATTAGCCGTTAATCATAAGAGCATCACAATTCTTAATCGCAGCAGGCTCATCAGaagatatactccctccgtcccataatgtaagacgttttttgacggTCTTACATTATGGGGCGGAGGGAGTAGAACTCAGCGTTGAGAATGGGCAGACCTGTGCATAATTAATTCAGCCATTTCTTGAACTTTATTATCGTATTACCTTATTATTTTTGCCACGAATAGCAACAGATTACTCGTGAACCATTAGCGCATAGTACATGCTGTGTATTTTCAGTGATCCAACTTTCAGGTTTTTTACATATAAAACCACCATTGGCGCGAATTATTAGTTGGAAACTACTATGTCTGTTTTGATCGGGAGACGGCCTGTTTCGAGGTGCTTGCCGAGTCGTCTGTTCGTTAACGGGGTTCCATCTAATGCTTGCAGGTTCCTGATGATGAGATGTACAGAGGGGTCCGGGAAGCTGCCAGTTGGCGTCGGCCCCCACCCCAGGATGTGTTAGCTTCATCCATCTAACATCAGAGGCGCGGCGGCGTGATGAGAGCGCGCGTGTCGGCACAAGTCTGGGCATGTGGTTTGATTCTTTCGCCTGCATAGAGACCGGCATGAAAGTGGCAATGTGACTTGGCTGACCTTGATGGTGCTGGCAACTGCTAAAATGTAGTGTACTGTGCCTGATCCTGACAAGAACTCAGATATAGCTCTCTTGAAATCCTGCTCTCTTTTTGACTGCTGACCCTGACCTATGTGAATACATCGTTCgactttttttctttctgaaaaaaCCCTGTCGTTTTTTTTTCTCGCTTAAATGTGATACGATGCTGCTGCGTGTCTGTATATGTTTTGAAGGTTGTcagaataaaataaaataagccACAGTGAGAGCATCACTCACAGCACAGCAGCATGAGTGAAAAGAAGTCAACTTTCTTGTGTTCTTTTGTAACAAGGCTtcggaattttcagcaagatcaagtGATAATCTGGTTAGGGCAGATTTGAAGGTCCTCCAAAAGGTTATTGCATATATGTTCGCAAAAAAGAAAATGGTATTGCATATATAGGGCGCAATCTGCAATACCAAAGAATTGAAGGGCCGTAGCTCCAAGTAAAGAATGGCAGTCGTGAGGACACTTCTGGGAGAGAATGAAAACATCAAGGACCTTTGTGTAAGAAGCGAACTACAGGCGAGGGCTGGAAAAGAAGGCCTCCAGGGACCTGCGCGCGAAATCTAAAAAAATATGGACCATTTCTCGATTATCTTCTCTGTATCTTCCAATTTTATCAGATGTCCCCGAAGAGTCAGCTGCCGCGCTGCTTATAAACCGGTGCTTCTCGCCTAGGCTGGCCGATGTGGGACTAAATAAAGGAGCGTTTCTTTTGCTGCGTGCGCTTACTACAGCCAGATCGACGGCGTCGGACGCGCGGTGGGCCGAAAGCAGTCGGCTGGGTTTCTTGCTGTGGCCCAAATTAGTGGACGAGCGTAATGGGGCCTTCGTGTTATTCCACCGAGCGGATGCGTACTGACCTTTTTTTTAGGTGTCTTAAAAAAAAGactgttttttttattttttttgcgcATGCTAATCTTTTTTTTGTGGGTACTGTCTGTTCAAACATGTACTGCTACGTACGGGCTGAAAATGGAAATGGAAATGGAAGTACATCCACATCCACATCCCGTTCCCGTGGACTGCTTTGCTAGGCTGCTCCATTTGAAGTGCATTGCATGCACGCACGTACGTACAACTCGTGCTTTCAATTGTATCTGCATGCATGCAGTGTCAACGCCCGTCTGAATTCAAACCATGTACGTTATGTATGTAACCCAAGCGTGCATGCTTAACGTGCTAGCCGAATTACCTACCGGCCGGTCTCCCGCTCTCACGTGCCGAAACACCTGATGTACATACAATACAAGCGAGCCAGCTGCTAGCTTGTTGATTATTCTTTTCTCGATCCAGttgaatgcatgcatgcatgacctACCTTCGAGGATGTTTGGGTGCATCACCGGGATTtagtgtatgtatgtatgtatgtatgtatgtatgtatgtatgttaaAAGCACATGCATGACCTTCGTCTTAAACTAGCTTGTAATTAACAGTGCTGATCAGAAGACAAACAACAAATGATCTTGAAATTTAGAGTACAATCCGATCAATGCTGCTTCGTATATAGTATGCATGAACTCAAAATGATCGAAATCAAGATGCACACTGCATGCAGCCTCAATCAATAGTACTACACAGTACACGCTAGTTACAAACTGCGCGCATGTTGAATTACTAAATAAGCAGTGCATGCGAACGAGCAACTAGTAGCTAATGTAACCCTAGAAGGCTTGTACAGCAGGAACAACTCCCCGTCCAGGGTTCCGCGAGCGAAAGAAGGCCGGCGGCATTGGAAGCATGCTTGGGTCAGGCGAGGCGACGAAGCTCGGGCCGGAGAACATGGGGCCTATGCGCGGAGCTGTCGGTTTCAGAACCATCGCCGTTGTGTCGCCCCCTTGGTCCTCGTCGCTCGTCCAGCTCTCTGCGCTAGCTTGTGCCGGTCGAGGCTTCTTGTGCGTGTCCCAGCGACCAGCGGAGGTCGTGCGGCTGGGCGGCAGCTGCTTGTTGCTATCCCACCTCCCGCACGGTGACGCCCCGCCGGAGCTCGTGCTGCTTCGCCGGCTTGACGACGATGACGTGCAGCTGCTGCCGGAGATGTGCTTGTTTATGCCCCAACGCTGGCAGGAGGAGGCTCGGCCGGGACCTGAGCTGCTGGAGCACGACGAGGCTGGGCTCGTGGGCTTCTTGTCCTTCTTGTGCGCGTCCCACCTCTCGACGGAGTCGGCGCGGCCGGGCTTGGGCTTGGGCTTGGAGGCGAAGGAAGACGGCAGGATGATGAGGCACGGCCTCGTCGGCGGGGTCGGGAGGAGACCCGGGAGAAGGGAGGCGGCGGCTTTGGCCATTGCTCGCTCAACGGAATACATTGGTGATCTCTCTTGATCCAAGAAACACCACGCGCTTTGCCTTTGAGAGAGGAGGCGCCTTGGCCGGAGAAGGAACAGACGAGACGATCTGATGGTATGGAGTTGGGTGGGTGCGTCcgtatatatatatagatatcTCCCGCTGTGACGGACGGACTCCATTTGGAATTAGGGCCGGGCCAAGACCGTGTTCGACTGCCAGTCGGCCACGTACGAACGAGGCTCCATTTCGGATTAGCAGTACGTGCGCTAGATGGATAAGTCGCGTCGGTCCTACGaagtttttttttcctttcttcctTTTCTCGCCGGCGTACGTACGCACCAATCGGCaatccggccggcggcggcgttGAATTGGCACATATCAGTCAGATTCGAATCGTAGTTTAATGGTCGTGGCTCGCGGGCGCACGGGCGCCCGATCGCAGCCCCGAGCGCATCTTCCTAATATGGAAGGGACCACTGCGCGTGCTGTCCGACCGCTGGAAAAGGGAAGAACCGGTCCCTCACTCTGCTGTCCCCCGCGTGATTAGGAAGATGCTCTGTCACGTCAGTTCGCATGCATTAATTTGAgtttcaaaaaatttaaaaagcCATAACTTTTGATTCGAGTATCGAAATTCAGACCCGTTTTCACCATTGGGTTTCTTGTGACgagttcttcaaaactagatcccatatgaataggtttcaatgaacttttttttagCAACTCTGTGTGGTATATAGGCAACTTTAGTGTTATCAGTAAGCAACTCTTCTTGTTTGTCTAATATGACTTCCTATCATCTTGGTTTGTGTAAAAACCAAGCAACTGACCTAACAAACCAAGCATCTGTCCTAGTAAACCAAGCAACTGTCCTAGTAAATCAAGCAACTGTCATAACAAAACCAATCGATTGTCCTAATAAATCAAACAACTTTCCTAACAAAACTAAGCAACTATCCTAACAAAACCAAGCAACTGTCCTAGCAAATCCATGCAACTACATTATCAAAACACACAATGCATAATGTCTAAGCAAACCAAGCAACTGTCCTAACAAACCAAGCAACCATCTTAACAAAAAACAAACAATTTCAATAACAAAACCAAGCAACTGTCCTAACAAAACAGAGCAACTGTACTAACAAACCAAGCAACTGACCTAACAAACCAAGCAACTGTGCTAGTAAACCAAGCAACTGTCATAACAAAACCAATCGATTGTCCTAATAAATTAAGCAATTGTCCTAACAAAACTAAGCAACTATCCTAACAAAACCAAGCAACTGTCCTGGCAAATCCATGCAACTATCCTATCAAAATATGTTGTCATCACCAAAGTTCTGCACAAGAATACCACATCTATAAAATGAATTGCCTACTCCTGGGGAAAATTGATGCATCTACGACACAAACAAGTGAGGGTGTCATTAACTCCAAACAAGTTCACAAGGTTCTGACAGTGACATATAGTCTGCACACACACACATTCATCAGTCAAAAATGCAGTAGTACTAATTAGTAGCAGGAATAAGATCACATGTTCAGCTGGTGATGCACGAGGCAAGATAGATAGTTAGAAAATGCAGCAGCACAGAGCCTGCTTATCAGCAACATGACATTCATCTCGAGAGCCAATCTATCGATCCCATTTTTTCTCACTTG
This genomic window contains:
- the LOC109763821 gene encoding protein FAR1-RELATED SEQUENCE 6, whose product is MADLIPGEGELAFGGNQDDDDAEDASPGSKELAAMVEAAAAASVELDAAADRAPPYGDDRTPRDGMVFKSYEEVLNFYKRYALRTGFGVCVKKSSFTKAGLCRRLLLVCNRWGNGKEDACYQARPTAKTNCQATVVARLWGDGMLHLTDVSLDHNHPLNPSAARFLRCYKTLPSGMSKDLVVRAARGECATSGGDVEAPPMFDDWGRLKIREGDVQAINCFFAEMQAKQPNFFYVMDFYVEGHLRSVLWADSRSREAYQYFSDAIWVDTTCLRSKFNVPLVLFLGVNHHGQLVLLGCGLLSDESTESFLWLFKAWLTCMKGRLPGAMITDESVAIKAAVREVFPKTRHRISDWHIVRSIAEKLGELPEYESIKVQMEAVIYGSLKDDQFETRWKNLINRFGLQDNEWIIFLYENRHLWVPSFLKDAFWAGLSVNHRESPGAFFDGSVSHETTLVSFLSNYMILVQYKYKMEQQDDFESLTSGRVLVSKFPMEEQISKLYTLNMFVKFQDELKSTLDCQVQQVSPSSFVVIDLAEQGTGLVTRKYEVVHCMETNRMECNCGLFQFSGIVCRHALSVLKWQQVYDIPPCYVLNRWRSDFKQLHALDNPLKDPLVSSNHVERYDHISLQCLRLVEIGMVSDDKYQHALKLISDMKRTLLDDNLCRELEQKMSPPERAIVVNGDSHAQPGSSEGGPAKKRRGRPPKKSKEISAESVSNQCGNKESLLVSSDVSQKGALHSSSTASNLGTHVRAHGVDDLMEEVNANEVSFESRYGVQSSHPNHYGDQLHPGHTLQFGQHISAEQSRGVEWVYPTIYQDDQVPYGRRTS